The Equus asinus isolate D_3611 breed Donkey chromosome 22, EquAss-T2T_v2, whole genome shotgun sequence genome has a segment encoding these proteins:
- the LOC106822806 gene encoding olfactory receptor 6C2-like: MRNDTVTTFILLGLTEDPQLQVVVFTFLFLFYLLSITGNLTIISLIFLDSHLKTAMYYFQQNFSFLEISFTSSCIPRYLYNIATGDKVITYNACVSQVFFTHLFGVTEFFLLATMSYDRYVAICKPLHYGTIMNNTACRRLVFSSWVAALFIITPPLSLGLTLEFCGSNTIEHFICDASPLLKISCSNTWFMEQTVIISAVLALLMTLTCVVLSYIYIIQTILGFPSAQQKKKAFSTCSSHMIVVSITYGTCIFIYIKSSPEESVAINKGVSVLTTSIAPVLNPFIYTLRNKQVKQAFNNSVKRMISSRNKRM; the protein is encoded by the coding sequence ATGAGAAATGATACAGTAACAACATTCATCCTGCTGGGACTGACAGAAGACCCTCAACTGCAAGTTGTGGTTTttacctttctctttctcttctacttgCTGAGCATAACTGGGAACCTGACTATCATCTCTCTCATCTTCTTGGATTCCCACCTTAAAACAGCCATGTACTATTTCCAACAAAATTTCTCATTCTTGGAGATCTCATTCACATCTTCTTGTATTCCCAGATACTTGTATAACATAGCAACAGGTGACAAGGTCATTACCTACAATGCCTGCGTCAGCCAAGTGTTTTTCACTCATCTCTTTGGTGTAACCGAATTTTTTCTCCTGGCTACCATGTCCTATGACCgatatgtggccatctgcaaacccttGCATTATGGAACCATCATGAATAACACAGCCTGCAGAAgacttgtcttttcttcttgggTAGCTGCTCTATTTATTATAACCCCCCCGCTTAGCCTAGGCTTAACTCTGGAATTTTGTGGTTCTAATACCATTGAGCACTTTATCTGTGATGCATCTCCCCTCTTGAAAATCTCTTGTTCAAATACTTGGTTCATGGAACAGACCGTTATAATCTCTGCTGTGCTGGCCCTCCTTATGACACTTACATGTGTAGTTCTGTCCTACATTTACATCATCCAGACAATTTTAGGATTCCCTTctgctcagcaaaagaaaaaagccttttCTACGTGTTCTTCCCACATGATTGTGGTTTCCATCACCTATGGCACCTGTATCTTCATCTATATCAAATCTTCTCCGGAAGAATCCGTGGCCATTAACAAGGGCGTGTCAGTGCTCACTACTTCCATTGCGCCAGTACTGAACCCTTTCATTTACACACTGAGGAACAAGCAAGTCAAGCAAGCCTTCAATAACTCAGTCAAAAGGATGATATCTTCCAGAAATAAGAGAATGTGA